The stretch of DNA ATCTCTTAAAGCTTTAGTTCTTAAATAAGAAGGTGTTTTTTTACCAGAGATATTCATATCAGCTTTTGAAAAAATACCCAAACCTTTTAAAATATCAACATAATATCTTGTTATAATCAATGGACCTTCTAAAAACTGATTATTTAAACTTAAAGGAATAGAATCTTGTAATCTAGCATAATAAGTGTAGTCACTTTCGCCCTTTCTTCTTTGTACCATTCTTATTAAAAATGTTAATGGATCTTTAAAATGTTCATCTAATAATGTGTGATTTTCATCTATTTTTCCACTTTTCATTACTTTTAAAAAATCTAGTGCTTTATAAAATATTGTATTTTCATATTCCAAAGGCTTATCTGAAGATGTGAATTGAGGATTTATAAATAATTTATAAATTTCTTTAGAAAAATAATTATATAAACCATTATCGCTTTTTATATTATTCTCAATATATTCTTGATCTTTTATTTTAATATTTAATCTATTTGCTGTAATTATATACATTATTGAATAAAGTTTATTTCCTGGATTTAGTTTATATGCTCTTTCGAAATATTTAAAAGCATTATTAAAATCATTTATTTGAGCACACGATAAGGCTAAATTATAAAATATATATGATTTTGTATCTTTAGTCAACATTTTTTGTAATTCAACTACTCTAATAATAGGATCTTCTTTTACAATTTTCAGAAATTTTGCATTATACTCAACCATCTCTTCAAGATTAAGAATGCTTTCTTTTTGATTATAAATAAAACCTTTTAAACTGTCATAAATAATTTCTTGAGAATCTGAAAAAATAAAAGGTGCAAAATAAAAAATAAAATCTATTTTTCTATTATCATCAAAATTTATAACTGAATTTAAATATTGGCTAGATGTAAATTTATTTTGATTAAAGAAAATTTCTAATGGCAACTCAGTATTTGCTTTAAAAGTGCTTTTTCTTTCATTTATTAAATCTAAAGTCTCTTTTAATTGGTCAATATTATTCATTTTAAGATTTGTAAAACTCAAAAGCCATAAAATTTTATCAATAGTATTAGGATTTACATTTTGTTCTTTTGCTTTTTTTAGTAATATATTTGCTTTTTCATAATCTTTTAATTTTATATAAATTAATGCTTTTTTCAAATCCATAGCATAATCCATTGTATTTAAAATTTCTAAAGCATTTTCATACTCTTTTAATATTATATATGTGTCAGAAAGCATTCTTTTTGAATGTTCAGATAAATTTTTGTACTTTTTTGAGATTTTTACAATGGTATCAAGATATTTATTATCTTTTGAAATTTGATATAAATAATAACAAGCTGCCATATAGGGATAAGTATGGGTATTAGCATTTTCTGATTTTTCGTAAATTTTATTTAAATATACTATTGCATTATCAATAGAACCTAATTTATAATAAGCAATTCCCATATTTAAATATGAAGGTATTTCTAATATTTTAGAAGTTTTTTCAAAAAGCTTAATTGCCTCTTCGTATTCATTTTTACTTAAATGTAATACTGCTTTATTAAAATCAATTTGTAATGCTAAATTTTCCTGAGATTTTTTTAATTTCTCAAATTGAAATATTATTTCAGGCTGAGATTCAGTTAAATCATCATTAGCATATAAAGTACTATTGATAAATATTGTTGATAATAATAATTTATATACTAATTTCATTGTTATACTAAAACCTAAACCATTGCATTAACTTGAGCATAAAGCTCTTCATTTCTTTTTTGTAATTCATCTAATTTATTTTTTAAATTAATATTTTCTATACGCAATTCTTGTAAATCATCTCTGGCAACTTGTAAATTTCCTTGATTTGATTTTAATGTATTTGCACTTATTTTTACTTGTTTTTCGTATCTTTCAATTAAAGATTCAAACTTGTTAATTTCTTCTTGTAAAATATTTTTTTCTTCATTCACTTTCTTGTATAAAGATTTATAAACGTTAGAACTTGAAAAAAAGTAGAGTAATAAAACTCCTAGTACGACAATTAATAAAAAATTTTCCAAATTTATCCTATTTAAATATAAATAGGGTAAAAAAATTACCCTATTAAAAAAATTATCTTTTTAGATTGATTAATGTATTTAACAACTCATCTGAAGTTGTAATTGATTTTGCATTTGCTTCAAAAGCTCTTTGGAATACCATTAGATTTACTAAACTCTCTGATAAATCTGCTGTACTTAACTCTAAAGTTTTTGATTTAATTTCTGCTGTTTTATTATTATTTAAATTATATACAGGTTCACCAGATTCATTTGTTTTTGCTAATAAGTTATTTCCAACTGGATTTAATCCTCTATTGTTATTAAAAACAGCAATAGCAACTTGTCCTATTGCAAAATCAGCTCCATCTTGCTTCATTGTAATTAACCCTGTACTATCAACAGAAAATTCTCCAAAAGCAGAATCTGAAATACCCAATGTATCAAGTCTTAATTGTAAACTTCCTTTTGATGCTGTTTGATCAACTTTATTTATTATTTCTATAAATTCAGCTCCTGCACCTTTTCTTCCTGAATAGTTTGCATTTACATCTATTGGCGTTCCAGCTAGTTTCATACTTCCTGTAAATTCAACATCATAATTCGAATCTAAAGTTTCTAAAACTAAATTTCCATTTACATTTCTTGCCGTTACATATTTAGATAAGCTAGGATCTGCATTTAATCCATTAATAATATCATCTAAACTTGTAGCTCCTGCAATATTTATTACTCCACTGCTTGGAACAGATATATTTTGTCCTATTTCTTTATCATAAATACTTATTGCATAAGTATAATTTTTTGCTGTTCCATCTATTTGTAAATTACCTGTAGTATAAACATCTTGTTGTTTTCCTGTAATTAATTTACTTAAAGCTTCTTTTGATGTTTCTAATCCAGCAATTCCCGAACCTTTTGCAGCAGCTGTTTGTGTTTGGAAATTTCCTTGTAATATAGTTTTATTAGCTTCTTCACCGATTTCTGAAATTCTAAATTCTTGTCCTGGTATCAACGATTTTATTTGTATTATACCTTTTAACATATCCGAATTTTTTGTAGATTTTGTATATGTTTCTGTTATATTAAATACATCTGCGCTTCCAGAATCAATCGCCATTGTTGCAACTAAACCTGGCATATTAGAAATTTTATCT from Arcobacter suis CECT 7833 encodes:
- a CDS encoding tetratricopeptide repeat protein, coding for MKLVYKLLLSTIFINSTLYANDDLTESQPEIIFQFEKLKKSQENLALQIDFNKAVLHLSKNEYEEAIKLFEKTSKILEIPSYLNMGIAYYKLGSIDNAIVYLNKIYEKSENANTHTYPYMAACYYLYQISKDNKYLDTIVKISKKYKNLSEHSKRMLSDTYIILKEYENALEILNTMDYAMDLKKALIYIKLKDYEKANILLKKAKEQNVNPNTIDKILWLLSFTNLKMNNIDQLKETLDLINERKSTFKANTELPLEIFFNQNKFTSSQYLNSVINFDDNRKIDFIFYFAPFIFSDSQEIIYDSLKGFIYNQKESILNLEEMVEYNAKFLKIVKEDPIIRVVELQKMLTKDTKSYIFYNLALSCAQINDFNNAFKYFERAYKLNPGNKLYSIMYIITANRLNIKIKDQEYIENNIKSDNGLYNYFSKEIYKLFINPQFTSSDKPLEYENTIFYKALDFLKVMKSGKIDENHTLLDEHFKDPLTFLIRMVQRRKGESDYTYYARLQDSIPLSLNNQFLEGPLIITRYYVDILKGLGIFSKADMNISGKKTPSYLRTKALRDLHFNSPDETIKTLEYLQSEYKQEDKYSMYLMVAALLEAGRYNDASIQISLIKVILNDPDADFLTAIQLIQDLKISSAKQFLVQPYLDSLIDFKLIGFDEYLESL
- a CDS encoding flagellar hook-basal body complex protein, whose product is MIGALWTGISGLASQQKALDNESNNIANVNTIGYKASRISFADQMYQDRIGKGSTVLDAEKLYTQGGSKLTGVNYDMALYGDGFFSVVNKNTLGTAETFYTRAGNFRMGDNGTLQDSAGNEVQGWMMTAIDSQNDVTSTNPNVSVFNNDYTKLLGSKIIRHGTYVETVTAKATDYNLTAKSDSTTAFSGDGAKTKSAKISDIEEAIKDYTSWLQKLKDEPDALSSTSITQTSQVNFKSGTDSIIGADGHQIYIYINGEKKSQEFIVSTASQALKVDLYNSLSPAEITAYGLVNPGTIAAPNTLTDTQNAAYDKLAGKIATYKAMADKISNMPGLVATMAIDSGSADVFNITETYTKSTKNSDMLKGIIQIKSLIPGQEFRISEIGEEANKTILQGNFQTQTAAAKGSGIAGLETSKEALSKLITGKQQDVYTTGNLQIDGTAKNYTYAISIYDKEIGQNISVPSSGVINIAGATSLDDIINGLNADPSLSKYVTARNVNGNLVLETLDSNYDVEFTGSMKLAGTPIDVNANYSGRKGAGAEFIEIINKVDQTASKGSLQLRLDTLGISDSAFGEFSVDSTGLITMKQDGADFAIGQVAIAVFNNNRGLNPVGNNLLAKTNESGEPVYNLNNNKTAEIKSKTLELSTADLSESLVNLMVFQRAFEANAKSITTSDELLNTLINLKR